The following nucleotide sequence is from Spirochaetota bacterium.
ATCGACACGGGGCATGGCATCAGCGAGGAGAACATAGGCAGGATATTCGATCCCTTTTTTACGACCAAGCAGACCGGAAAGGGCACCGGACTGGGTCTTGCCGTCACCTATAGCGTCATCAAACGACATAACGGCTCCATCACCGTAAAAAGCTCGACGGGAGAGGGGACTACATTTACCATTGTTTTACCCGTGGCGCAGGGCGGGTCCCAGTGAGACCAGGCGCGTAACCGCCGATGGCGGGCATTTCCACAATAAGTGCTTGAAATTCATCGCACCGTGTCGCAGTTTATTCCCGGACTCGGTGTGCCGTCTTCCCCGGCGGCGGGGAACCATAAAACGGCTGCCTGAGGCGGGCGTTCGGGCGCGATGATTCCGTATCCGGAAAAGGGCATAAAATGGCCATGATAAAGATTCTTATCATTGATGATGAAGAAGTGGTTCTCAAGAGTTCTTTGCGAATTCTCAAGAACGAAGACTACGAGATCGACACGGCCCCGGCCGGCATCGAGGGTCTCGAGATGGCGAAGAGCAAAAAATACGATATCGTCATCACCGACCTCATGATGCCCAAACTCGGCGGAATGGAAATACTCAAAACCCTCCAGAAGGAACAGCCCGATGTTACCGTCATCATCTTCACCGGATACGCCACGGTGGAAACGGCCCGCGAGGCCCTGAAAAACGGCGCCTTCGACTATATTCCGAAGCCCTTTACTCCCGACGAATTGAGGGAAATCGTTAAAAACGCGATCGCCTCGCGTCAGGACAGCTCGCATACGCGGATGCTTGACCTCATGTCCATCGTGTCGCACGAATTGAAAAGCCCCATAAGCGTGGTGCACACCACCGCCGAGACGCTCTACAAGGGCTACTTCGGCAAGCTTGACCCCAGCCAGGAAAAGACGATCGAGACCATCTTGCGCAACTGCCAGTACCTCGAAGACATCATCCGCAACTACCTCGACCTTTCAAAGATGGAACTTAACAACATAGAGGCCTTCACCCAGCCGATCGACCTGGCGGAGGAGGTCGTGAAGCCGGTTGTGGAACTGCCCGAACACGTCGCAAACATGAAAAAGATGCCCATTACCACCGACCTCAAGGTAAGGCCCGTAATCAACGGCGATCCGAATTTACTGAAGATACTGGTCACCAATCTTGTCAACAACGCCATTAAATACGGCAAACCCGAAACCGAGATCAAGCTGACGCTCGAGGAGAAAGGTGGCGCCATAGCGCTTTCCGTCTTCAACGAGGGCGTTGGAATATCCCGAGAAGACATAGAGGCAAGGCTGTTTCAGCGCTTCTCCCGACTCAAACAAAAGGGAACCGAAGGTGTAAAGGGAACGGGCCTGGGGCTTTATATATGCAAAACCATAGCGGAAAAGCACAATGGCACCATAGCCGTTGAATCGGAACAGGGGAGCTGGGCGAAATTCACCGTGACCCTTCCCGTCTTTAAAAAAGAATAGCCGGTGGATTTTTGTTCTTTACATGACCCCGCACGGGTCTGATACATTGTTCGGGGGCCGGTTTGACCGGGCCAGTGACCGCGGTTGAGCCGCGATTTCAACGAAAATATTTTTTTGCGTTGACATGTTCACTCCGGAAAAAGTAGTCTTTCTGCTTATGCCGGAATGCGGCCTTACCGTAAAATAAAGGGAATCATCTTTTGATGGGGCGATTTGGAGGGGCTGATGGAAATAGAATTCAAGGACCTGGGGGAACATAAAATAGTGGAGGTAAGCGGCGAAGTGGACCTCTATAACGTCAGCGAGTTGAAGAAGGCGCTTTTCAGCATAACTGACGGCAAGCATTCCAGCGTAATAGTCGACCTCAAGAACGTCAATTACATGGACTCGTCGGGGATCGGCGCCCTGGTGGCCGGCCAGAAAAAGATGAAAGCCCACAGCGGGAAATTCGCTCTTGTCAACATACACGACGACGTTTTGAACATTCTCAAGCTCGCCACGCTCGACAAGTTTTTCAAGATATTCGAAAGCGAGGATGAGCTGCTGTAGCCGCCGTCAGGAGACCCTCTTCATAACCAGCATCGTCATGTCGTCATGTTGCGGTGCCGCCCCCTGGAAGGTCGAAACGTCTTCGACTATCCTTTCGACTATTCCCTGAGCGTTAAGATCGCTGCTGGCCATGAGCAGCTTCTGCAGGCGGGGGCTGCCGTATTCCTCTCTTTTTTCGTTACGCATCTCGGAAACACCATCCGTATATAACACTACGATATCACCCGGATCGAGCCGCACCTTCGCTTGCGCGTATTCAACGTCCTCGGTTATTCCAATGGGAATGCCTTCCAGGTTCGTCACCGTGCACCTGCCCAGCGATGCCCGATAGCAAAACAGCGGTCCGTGCCCGGCGTTCGAGAAAGACAGCTCTCCCGTTTCGCGGTTGTAAATCATGAAGAAAAGCGTGGCGAACTTGTCCACGGCGAAGTCGGCGCTGAGGGCGTCGTTGATCGAACGGACGATGGTCGCGCAGTCCACACGTTTATTGTTCTTGACCGAGTTG
It contains:
- a CDS encoding response regulator, with translation MAMIKILIIDDEEVVLKSSLRILKNEDYEIDTAPAGIEGLEMAKSKKYDIVITDLMMPKLGGMEILKTLQKEQPDVTVIIFTGYATVETAREALKNGAFDYIPKPFTPDELREIVKNAIASRQDSSHTRMLDLMSIVSHELKSPISVVHTTAETLYKGYFGKLDPSQEKTIETILRNCQYLEDIIRNYLDLSKMELNNIEAFTQPIDLAEEVVKPVVELPEHVANMKKMPITTDLKVRPVINGDPNLLKILVTNLVNNAIKYGKPETEIKLTLEEKGGAIALSVFNEGVGISREDIEARLFQRFSRLKQKGTEGVKGTGLGLYICKTIAEKHNGTIAVESEQGSWAKFTVTLPVFKKE
- a CDS encoding STAS domain-containing protein codes for the protein MEIEFKDLGEHKIVEVSGEVDLYNVSELKKALFSITDGKHSSVIVDLKNVNYMDSSGIGALVAGQKKMKAHSGKFALVNIHDDVLNILKLATLDKFFKIFESEDELL